A genomic segment from Pseudomonadota bacterium encodes:
- a CDS encoding FprA family A-type flavoprotein: MKAIEIKPDIYWVGAIDWGIRDFHGYLTPNGTTYNNYLINDKQITLIDTVKHEFTAITIENIKSIIVPSSIVNLIINHIEPDHAGGIDIIMRLIPKATIYITERGKRGLDRHYDTSKWNFKIVKTGDILNIGKYNLLFLETPMLHWPDSMVTYVKEAKLLISQDAFGQHIATSARFDDEFVECASHFELEDAVVDYYANILMPFGQLIKTKIGEIVKLGLEIDMIAPDHGIIWRKDPGKILQMYLDMADGKAGLRVAIIYDTMWHSTENMTIPIMQGIKDEGVDCKVIKLRATPMSIAIKEFWKSRGCLIGTPTINNVMFPSVSEFLYHLGGLRPKGRIVGAFGSYGWGGGAVKEVCEAFKRMGLEIVEPGVQVLYKPSAEDEKQCYEFAREFAKKVKEYHEKYI; this comes from the coding sequence ATGAAAGCCATAGAGATAAAACCTGATATTTACTGGGTTGGGGCGATAGATTGGGGTATCAGGGATTTTCATGGCTATCTTACGCCAAATGGAACAACATACAACAATTACCTGATTAATGATAAGCAGATTACTCTTATTGACACAGTAAAACATGAATTTACTGCTATAACTATTGAAAATATAAAGAGTATTATAGTTCCATCAAGCATAGTTAATCTCATAATAAACCATATAGAACCAGATCATGCAGGCGGTATTGATATTATTATGAGACTTATACCAAAGGCCACAATCTATATAACGGAGAGAGGGAAAAGGGGACTCGACAGACATTATGATACATCAAAATGGAATTTTAAAATTGTAAAAACAGGCGATATCCTGAATATTGGTAAATACAATCTGTTATTCCTTGAGACACCGATGCTGCACTGGCCTGACTCTATGGTTACGTATGTGAAGGAGGCTAAACTTCTTATCTCACAGGATGCATTTGGACAACACATTGCAACATCAGCAAGGTTTGATGATGAATTTGTGGAATGTGCTTCACATTTTGAGCTTGAGGATGCCGTGGTTGATTATTATGCAAATATTCTCATGCCCTTTGGTCAGCTTATAAAAACAAAGATAGGAGAGATTGTGAAGCTTGGACTTGAGATTGATATGATTGCTCCTGACCATGGTATCATATGGAGGAAGGATCCAGGAAAGATATTACAAATGTACCTTGATATGGCAGATGGAAAGGCAGGTTTAAGGGTGGCAATCATTTATGATACTATGTGGCATAGCACTGAAAATATGACAATCCCGATTATGCAGGGAATTAAGGATGAAGGCGTTGATTGTAAGGTTATTAAGCTCAGGGCAACACCGATGAGCATTGCTATTAAAGAGTTCTGGAAATCAAGGGGATGCCTCATTGGGACCCCTACAATTAATAATGTCATGTTTCCGTCGGTATCAGAATTTTTGTATCATCTGGGTGGTTTGAGACCTAAAGGTAGAATTGTAGGTGCCTTTGGTAGCTATGGATGGGGTGGTGGTGCTGTGAAAGAGGTATGTGAAGCATTCAAACGTATGGGGCTTGAAATAGTGGAACCAGGGGTTCAGGTTTTATATAAGCCATCAGCTGAAGATGAAAAACAGTGTTATGAATTTGCAAGAGAATTTGCGAAAAAGGTGAAAGAATATCATGAGAAGTACATATAA
- a CDS encoding rubredoxin: MWKCSICGYEYDEKTEGTPFEKLPDDWRCPVCGAPKDAFEKVK; the protein is encoded by the coding sequence ATGTGGAAGTGTTCAATTTGTGGCTATGAGTATGATGAGAAGACAGAGGGCACACCCTTTGAAAAACTCCCTGATGACTGGCGGTGTCCTGTTTGTGGCGCACCTAAAGATGCATTTGAGAAGGTGAAATAG